A window of Pirellula sp. SH-Sr6A contains these coding sequences:
- a CDS encoding RHS repeat-associated core domain-containing protein, with protein sequence MHSINASVGPSPAEATTATWHYHRNQQYSITAITTSSGSVAERYAYTAYGQPTILDGSGSVLSSSAINNRYTYTGREWDQSLGLYHFRARWMSGLAGRFMGRDPIGYFGSPFGLYRQFQGYALVVLDPHGSEVITAGAVGVGGVIVAGGTSTTTVIVSGGTSTLVGGTTIGGSVGTGSGIIGIVSSGGAAATGGGTAAAVGGSTAAGGGTVLISGGLATTVGVAVLPGGILGYGIYATPVIGTQNWLEPGLTQVAYYFFPSNHPPVQTSTQPKPFPVPVPVPKPRPKCDDERELCEFTGKWAPMDFCEYRCSDGYVFTVYPHVHQEFACDAYAPRPN encoded by the coding sequence GTGCATTCCATCAACGCCAGCGTTGGTCCGTCCCCTGCCGAAGCCACCACTGCCACTTGGCACTACCACCGCAACCAGCAGTACTCCATCACGGCAATAACCACTTCTTCGGGCTCCGTAGCCGAACGCTACGCCTACACAGCCTACGGCCAGCCAACCATCCTCGATGGTTCAGGCTCGGTCCTCTCGAGTTCCGCGATTAATAATCGCTACACCTACACGGGACGTGAATGGGATCAGTCGCTTGGGCTGTATCACTTTAGGGCGAGGTGGATGAGTGGACTGGCAGGAAGGTTTATGGGGAGGGACCCGATCGGGTACTTTGGGAGCCCGTTCGGCCTATACCGACAATTTCAAGGGTATGCGTTAGTAGTTTTAGACCCTCACGGAAGTGAAGTAATTACGGCGGGAGCTGTTGGCGTTGGTGGCGTCATCGTAGCCGGCGGAACATCCACAACAACGGTTATAGTTTCCGGAGGAACATCAACACTTGTGGGAGGTACAACTATAGGAGGTAGCGTCGGTACAGGTTCGGGAATAATCGGAATCGTTTCTTCCGGTGGAGCAGCGGCAACGGGCGGTGGAACTGCAGCTGCCGTGGGAGGAAGTACTGCTGCTGGAGGAGGAACGGTCCTCATTAGTGGAGGGCTCGCCACAACAGTTGGTGTTGCCGTTCTGCCCGGTGGCATTCTCGGATACGGCATCTATGCCACCCCTGTTATCGGTACTCAAAACTGGCTAGAACCTGGATTGACGCAGGTTGCTTACTACTTCTTCCCATCGAACCATCCGCCTGTACAGACATCGACACAACCTAAGCCATTTCCAGTTCCTGTTCCAGTTCCAAAACCCAGGCCGAAATGTGACGACGAAAGGGAACTATGTGAGTTCACTGGAAAATGGGCGCCGATGGATTTTTGTGAATACAGATGCAGCGACGGTTATGTTTTTACTGTTTACCCACATGTGCACCAGGAGTTTGCATGTGACGCTTACGCACCACGACCTAATTAA
- the thiE gene encoding thiamine phosphate synthase has product MTSHDWNPNSESCSIGDSLFGHRIGDANLNRAQEALRTLEDLARFRNLHHLQHAYKETRHLLQSSTQSWNANALLTARDATGDVGRTFKTPTELQRPSAFIDVAAAAAQRLQQSLRALEEVAKVLYPNSAPSIEAIRYRSYDLNASLQLSLQRDREFLTRAKLYVLADCTPSLKDFQTRIQAIARAGADLIQLREKEKDAAEILTYAQAAIDAIDPHTTRLIMNDRADLAALANTFGLHVGQTDLRLDQARKIVSTSAIIGLSTHSLEQVQFAIQQGADYIGCGPTFPSTTKHFDAFAGLPFLRAAAPLVADAQLPAFAIGGIREENLDQVLDTGLQRVVVGNAIWNAAEPDRITERFRSRLDRV; this is encoded by the coding sequence ATGACGTCTCACGATTGGAACCCTAACTCGGAATCTTGCTCGATCGGCGACTCGCTTTTCGGACATCGCATCGGTGACGCCAATCTCAATCGCGCCCAAGAAGCTCTCCGTACCCTCGAAGACCTGGCCCGCTTCCGCAACTTGCACCACCTCCAACATGCCTACAAAGAAACACGCCATCTCCTCCAATCCTCCACCCAATCTTGGAACGCCAACGCCCTACTGACGGCGCGCGATGCAACCGGCGATGTCGGTAGGACCTTCAAAACTCCCACCGAACTCCAAAGACCTAGCGCCTTCATCGATGTCGCTGCCGCTGCCGCCCAACGCTTGCAACAATCCCTCCGCGCGCTCGAAGAAGTCGCCAAAGTCCTCTACCCAAACTCGGCACCGTCGATCGAAGCAATCCGATACCGATCCTACGATCTGAATGCCTCGCTTCAACTCTCGCTCCAACGCGATCGGGAATTCCTCACCCGCGCAAAACTCTATGTTCTCGCCGATTGCACTCCTTCCTTAAAGGACTTTCAAACAAGAATCCAAGCGATCGCCCGAGCAGGAGCCGATCTCATCCAACTCCGCGAGAAAGAAAAGGACGCCGCGGAGATCTTGACCTACGCCCAAGCCGCAATCGATGCGATCGACCCGCACACCACTCGCTTGATCATGAACGATCGAGCCGACTTGGCTGCCCTCGCCAATACTTTCGGGCTCCATGTCGGGCAAACCGATCTACGATTGGACCAAGCCCGCAAGATTGTTTCCACAAGCGCCATCATTGGCCTATCCACCCATTCCCTCGAACAGGTCCAATTCGCGATCCAACAAGGTGCGGATTACATCGGATGCGGCCCGACCTTTCCGTCGACAACGAAACACTTCGATGCGTTTGCAGGCCTTCCCTTCCTCCGTGCCGCCGCACCACTCGTTGCCGATGCTCAACTGCCCGCCTTTGCTATAGGCGGGATTCGCGAAGAGAATTTGGATCAAGTCCTCGACACGGGGTTGCAGCGCGTCGTCGTCGGCAACGCGATTTGGAATGCCGCCGAACCCGATCGAATCACGGAACGATTCCGGTCTCGTTTGGATCGCGTTTAA
- a CDS encoding Rpn family recombination-promoting nuclease/putative transposase, which yields MNEPPKKDEDERFMPGDDSSEVVQTPFDRLLSRTLMQKESAQELVRSHLPPEFVAHLKPETLEQADTSFIDANLKRRFADRLFKVEMIDETARELGMETLHVHLLVLVDHKSAPDKHTVIQMLGYMVRIWEHSLENSLPVIPIIPWVIYNGVRPWTVAKSLSELIPIPDSWKRYVPGMEIPILDVSRMKDSDMAGEPILHITFTLLKYGRDEELAAMLRQVFRSVAGQFEGNRASTLLDTIRKYVMSVNPIVGENEVQGIFAEFWPVKPEPGSVADQLLTKGRQEGRQEGRQEGRQEGRQEGRQEGEIRLIRTLESILGVESEATDLAGKSLEELQEITESLQDRIHRRGG from the coding sequence ATGAACGAGCCACCAAAAAAAGATGAGGACGAACGCTTCATGCCGGGGGATGACTCAAGCGAAGTCGTCCAAACGCCTTTCGATCGATTGCTGTCGCGGACATTGATGCAAAAGGAGTCCGCGCAGGAATTGGTGCGATCCCATCTTCCTCCCGAGTTTGTGGCGCATCTGAAGCCGGAGACGCTAGAGCAAGCCGACACCAGCTTCATCGACGCCAATCTAAAACGGCGATTTGCCGATCGCTTGTTCAAAGTAGAGATGATCGACGAAACGGCGCGAGAGCTGGGGATGGAAACTCTTCACGTTCATTTGCTTGTGCTGGTAGATCACAAGAGCGCACCAGACAAGCACACCGTTATCCAGATGCTTGGCTACATGGTCCGCATTTGGGAGCACAGCTTGGAAAACAGCTTACCGGTGATTCCCATCATTCCCTGGGTCATCTACAACGGCGTGCGGCCTTGGACGGTGGCCAAGAGCCTCTCCGAGCTCATTCCGATCCCGGATTCCTGGAAGCGTTACGTGCCGGGAATGGAGATTCCGATTCTCGATGTGAGTCGAATGAAGGATTCGGATATGGCCGGGGAGCCAATTTTGCATATCACGTTTACTCTGCTAAAATACGGGAGAGATGAAGAATTGGCGGCTATGCTGAGGCAGGTATTTCGAAGCGTCGCAGGTCAGTTCGAAGGCAACCGGGCATCGACGTTGCTCGACACGATAAGGAAGTATGTTATGTCCGTAAATCCGATCGTAGGCGAAAACGAAGTCCAAGGGATATTTGCAGAATTCTGGCCCGTAAAACCCGAGCCAGGCTCCGTCGCTGACCAATTGCTCACGAAAGGGCGTCAGGAGGGACGACAGGAGGGACGACAGGAGGGACGTCAGGAGGGACGACAGGAAGGGCGTCAGGAGGGCGAGATTAGATTGATCCGTACTCTCGAGTCCATCCTAGGTGTGGAGTCTGAGGCAACGGACCTTGCTGGTAAGAGCCTTGAGGAACTTCAAGAGATCACAGAGTCCCTCCAGGATCGCATCCACCGGCGTGGCGGCTGA
- a CDS encoding tyrosine-type recombinase/integrase, translating to MSPPSLSALMEAYFVDLRVVNWTEATLERRKNSLGRFVRWLTEREIHTLSEITPEILAAYQRSLLHIGNLRTRKPLQASTRASYVHAVSHWLQWACLGKHIPFNPAAGIELPKAEYRLPASFLSQSEVEHVINQPDVSTKIGIRDRSVLEILYSSAIRRSELLKLEIQDIDRARRLLHIRQGKGHKDRFVPIGVRALDWLTKYLQDVRPWLLSGGGCKRNWMHPRKFSVSLSEQETQVVILCHNGGAMHPVNLSAMVRQYVRQAGITKKGACHMFRHTAATLMMENGADLRSIQTLLGHASLNTTQIYAHVTLDRLRAVHDAMHPAKPDQANAPSRAD from the coding sequence ATGTCACCCCCTTCGTTGTCAGCCCTCATGGAAGCGTATTTCGTTGATCTGCGAGTAGTGAATTGGACGGAAGCGACCTTGGAGAGGAGAAAAAACTCGCTGGGTCGCTTCGTCCGTTGGCTCACCGAGCGTGAGATCCATACTCTTTCGGAAATCACACCAGAGATTCTCGCAGCGTATCAAAGGAGCTTGCTCCATATCGGGAACTTGCGGACACGCAAACCCCTGCAAGCCTCAACGCGGGCTTCCTATGTCCATGCCGTGTCCCATTGGCTGCAGTGGGCTTGTTTGGGCAAGCATATCCCCTTCAATCCAGCGGCAGGGATCGAGCTTCCTAAAGCCGAATATCGACTCCCGGCGAGTTTTTTAAGCCAGAGCGAGGTCGAGCATGTCATCAACCAACCCGACGTGAGCACGAAGATTGGGATTCGGGATCGCAGTGTCTTGGAGATTCTCTATAGCAGTGCTATTCGAAGAAGCGAGCTTCTCAAGCTGGAGATTCAGGATATTGATCGCGCCAGGCGATTGCTTCATATCCGGCAGGGGAAAGGACACAAGGATCGCTTTGTACCGATCGGAGTGCGCGCCTTGGATTGGTTGACCAAGTACCTCCAAGACGTAAGGCCCTGGCTCTTGAGCGGCGGGGGCTGCAAACGGAATTGGATGCATCCGAGGAAATTCTCAGTTTCCTTGAGCGAGCAAGAGACGCAGGTGGTGATCCTATGCCACAACGGAGGGGCGATGCACCCGGTGAATCTCTCGGCCATGGTTCGGCAGTATGTTCGGCAAGCGGGGATAACGAAGAAGGGCGCATGCCACATGTTTCGTCACACAGCAGCAACGCTGATGATGGAGAATGGAGCCGATCTGCGATCGATCCAAACGCTCTTGGGTCATGCCAGCTTGAATACCACGCAAATCTATGCCCACGTCACGCTAGATCGCTTGAGAGCGGTCCACGACGCGATGCATCCGGCCAAGCCGGACCAAGCGAACGCGCCTAGTCGGGCTGACTAG
- a CDS encoding RHS repeat domain-containing protein: MEAAEAGVEEQVDRPPRRPVFGRKLQRLPRRPLCWIRLVITRVVMSVKILDSKTLQAALGLVTIVAMHPQNAMLQTSPELRSARPRTGEPTATFGCTEATIPSSQCFHVHSINASVGPSPAEATTATWHYHRNQQYSITAITTSSGSVAERYAYTAYGQPTILDGSGSVLSSSAINNRYTYTGREWDQSLGLYHFRARWMSGLAGRFMGRDPIGYFGSPFGLYRQFQGYALVVLDPHGSEVITAGAVGVGGVIVAGGTSTTTVIVSGGTSTLVGGTTIGGSVGTGSGIIGIVSSGGAAATGGGTAAAVGGSTAAGGGTVLISGGLATTVGVAVLPGGILGYGIYATPVIGTQNWLEPGLTQVAYYFFPSNHPPVQTSTQPKPFPVPVPVPKPRPKCDDERELCEFTGKWAPMDFCEYRCSDGYVFTVYPHVHQEFACDAYAPRPN; this comes from the coding sequence GTGGAGGCAGCGGAAGCTGGAGTCGAAGAACAGGTCGATCGCCCACCGAGGCGACCTGTTTTCGGACGCAAGCTGCAGAGGCTTCCTCGTCGCCCGCTCTGCTGGATTCGTCTCGTGATCACTCGAGTCGTTATGTCGGTGAAAATCCTCGATTCGAAAACGCTGCAAGCGGCGCTGGGATTGGTTACAATAGTCGCTATGCACCCCCAAAACGCCATGCTTCAAACATCTCCTGAGCTCCGCTCCGCGCGCCCCCGCACGGGAGAGCCAACTGCAACCTTCGGTTGCACCGAAGCGACTATCCCTTCTTCGCAGTGCTTCCATGTGCATTCCATCAACGCCAGCGTTGGTCCGTCCCCTGCCGAAGCCACCACTGCCACTTGGCACTACCACCGCAACCAGCAGTACTCCATCACGGCAATAACCACTTCTTCGGGCTCCGTAGCCGAACGCTACGCCTACACAGCCTACGGCCAGCCAACCATCCTCGATGGTTCAGGCTCGGTCCTCTCGAGTTCCGCGATTAATAATCGCTACACCTACACGGGACGTGAATGGGATCAGTCGCTTGGGCTGTATCACTTTAGGGCGAGGTGGATGAGTGGACTGGCAGGAAGGTTTATGGGGAGGGACCCGATCGGGTACTTTGGGAGCCCGTTCGGCCTATACCGACAATTTCAAGGGTATGCGTTAGTAGTTTTAGACCCTCACGGAAGTGAAGTAATTACGGCGGGAGCTGTTGGCGTTGGTGGCGTCATCGTAGCCGGCGGAACATCCACAACAACGGTTATAGTTTCCGGAGGAACATCAACACTTGTGGGAGGTACAACTATAGGAGGTAGCGTCGGTACAGGTTCGGGAATAATCGGAATCGTTTCTTCCGGTGGAGCAGCGGCAACGGGCGGTGGAACTGCAGCTGCCGTGGGAGGAAGTACTGCTGCTGGAGGAGGAACGGTCCTCATTAGTGGAGGGCTCGCCACAACAGTTGGTGTTGCCGTTCTGCCCGGTGGCATTCTCGGATACGGCATCTATGCCACCCCTGTTATCGGTACTCAAAACTGGCTAGAACCTGGATTGACGCAGGTTGCTTACTACTTCTTCCCATCGAACCATCCGCCTGTACAGACATCGACACAACCTAAGCCATTTCCAGTTCCTGTTCCAGTTCCAAAACCCAGGCCGAAATGTGACGACGAAAGGGAACTATGTGAGTTCACTGGAAAATGGGCGCCGATGGATTTTTGTGAATACAGATGCAGCGACGGTTATGTTTTTACTGTTTACCCACATGTGCACCAGGAGTTTGCATGTGACGCTTACGCACCACGACCTAATTAA
- a CDS encoding DDE-type integrase/transposase/recombinase: protein MIAPKRQQNSYDHRLWELVFRSGRTETAKRIGVPRSTIHGWTKARPRPVVTLTAKSDYADSLERRVYLLERRTARLRALLRLCVVLFRLSGFSLTYQRLPQGSDKEKLLRVIERASRFVRLPRLLGCIGLSSSRFYDWRNAQDCGLDDVSSCPRSLPGQMTATERSEMRSMVQSEDYRHLSVGSIARLAARLGKVYACTSTWYRAIQSGNWIRSRKRIYPPKPRIGLRATKPNEYWHVDTTIVRLLDGSRLYLHAILDNFSRRILAWRLNDTFETSTTAELLKEAAKALPENTVPSAVMDSGVENVNGSVNELVSDGTIQRILAQVDIVESNSMIEAWWRQLKHQWLYLNELDSANSVRKFVAFYVEQHNSVVPHFAFQGQTPDEMYFGTGAKVPVDLKEKRATARTARLAHNRALSCDLCKAKTSEPALVSLQNNTS, encoded by the coding sequence TTGATCGCACCTAAACGCCAGCAGAACTCGTATGACCACCGTTTGTGGGAATTGGTCTTCCGATCTGGAAGAACGGAGACCGCGAAACGAATCGGTGTGCCGCGATCTACCATCCATGGCTGGACTAAGGCTCGACCTCGACCGGTCGTGACTCTGACGGCAAAAAGTGATTACGCCGATAGCCTCGAAAGAAGGGTCTACCTTCTCGAGCGGCGCACAGCACGATTGCGAGCTTTACTTCGACTGTGCGTTGTCTTGTTTCGGCTATCGGGCTTTTCGCTTACCTATCAACGATTGCCTCAAGGAAGCGATAAAGAAAAACTCCTCCGGGTCATTGAGCGTGCAAGCCGATTCGTTCGATTGCCAAGATTGCTTGGCTGCATTGGACTCTCTTCTTCACGCTTCTACGATTGGAGGAACGCGCAAGATTGTGGACTCGATGATGTCTCGTCTTGTCCCAGATCTTTGCCGGGGCAAATGACTGCGACGGAACGCTCCGAAATGCGATCGATGGTGCAGTCTGAAGACTATCGTCATCTCAGCGTCGGATCAATCGCTCGGTTGGCCGCGCGCTTGGGAAAGGTCTACGCTTGTACTTCGACTTGGTACCGAGCGATTCAAAGTGGAAATTGGATCCGGTCTCGCAAACGCATCTACCCACCGAAACCTCGAATCGGATTACGAGCTACGAAGCCAAATGAGTATTGGCATGTCGACACGACCATCGTTCGATTGCTCGATGGCAGCCGCTTGTACCTTCACGCAATTCTCGACAACTTTTCGCGCCGCATTCTCGCATGGAGATTGAATGACACCTTTGAAACAAGTACGACAGCGGAACTCCTCAAGGAAGCAGCCAAGGCACTCCCCGAAAACACAGTACCCTCTGCTGTCATGGACTCTGGCGTTGAAAACGTGAATGGCTCGGTAAATGAGCTTGTTTCTGATGGCACCATCCAACGTATTCTTGCGCAGGTCGATATTGTGGAATCGAACAGTATGATCGAAGCCTGGTGGCGTCAGCTGAAGCACCAGTGGTTGTACTTGAACGAACTTGATAGTGCGAATTCGGTTCGCAAGTTTGTTGCTTTTTACGTCGAGCAGCACAATTCGGTTGTTCCCCATTTTGCCTTTCAAGGGCAGACACCCGACGAGATGTACTTTGGCACCGGAGCGAAAGTTCCGGTGGACCTTAAAGAGAAGCGAGCAACAGCGAGAACTGCGAGGTTAGCGCACAATCGCGCTCTCAGCTGTGATTTATGCAAAGCAAAAACCAGCGAACCAGCACTTGTATCACTCCAAAACAACACGAGCTAA
- a CDS encoding integrase core domain-containing protein: MASFRNVYTSLLLVIAGSTDRELARQVNYLKAENQILRSRLPDRISLTEREKNRLIRFAKNLGSALNELATIVHPGTIRRWIREAAAKSKARRKGKSGRPRTAKDIEKLILKLAKDNSWGYTRILGELKKLGIESVTRNTVKNVLKRNGFESGPKRGPGTWDEFVTRHAKTLWQCDFFSKKIVSKGGLRDIFVLIFINVETRRVYISPSTYNPDEQWMVQQATTFIESTKTGGPKCKILMLDNDAKYSKLFMDGFEKEKIRTQRTPIRSPNMVAFAERFVQTLKQECLDHFVVFGHKHMDLLCQEFKDYYHEERPHQGLENELVINGTRTKKRSKSRTKQSETVSIPISEIRCKERLGGLLKSYSRRAA, from the coding sequence ATGGCAAGCTTCCGCAACGTTTACACATCCCTCTTGCTCGTCATTGCCGGGTCAACGGACAGGGAACTCGCCCGCCAGGTCAACTACCTCAAGGCGGAGAACCAAATCCTCCGCAGTCGGCTTCCCGATCGAATTAGTCTAACTGAACGCGAGAAGAACCGCCTGATTCGTTTTGCCAAAAATCTTGGTTCGGCACTCAATGAGTTGGCCACGATTGTTCACCCCGGGACCATCCGTCGCTGGATTCGCGAAGCAGCAGCAAAATCCAAGGCGCGCCGAAAAGGCAAAAGCGGTCGTCCCCGGACTGCAAAGGATATCGAGAAACTGATCCTTAAACTGGCCAAAGACAATTCCTGGGGCTACACCAGGATCCTCGGTGAACTCAAAAAACTGGGGATCGAATCGGTAACGCGCAACACGGTCAAAAATGTCCTCAAACGCAATGGCTTCGAGTCAGGCCCTAAGCGTGGACCGGGCACTTGGGACGAGTTCGTCACTCGCCATGCGAAAACACTTTGGCAATGCGACTTCTTCTCGAAGAAGATCGTTTCGAAGGGTGGCCTTCGAGACATCTTTGTTTTGATCTTTATCAACGTCGAAACACGTCGCGTCTACATTTCGCCGTCGACCTACAATCCAGATGAGCAGTGGATGGTTCAGCAAGCGACAACGTTTATCGAGTCGACAAAGACGGGAGGTCCGAAATGCAAGATCTTGATGCTCGACAACGACGCAAAGTACTCCAAGTTGTTCATGGATGGTTTTGAAAAGGAAAAGATCAGAACCCAACGAACTCCGATCCGATCCCCGAACATGGTCGCCTTTGCCGAGCGATTCGTTCAAACGCTCAAGCAAGAATGTCTCGACCATTTTGTCGTCTTTGGCCACAAACACATGGACCTCCTTTGCCAAGAATTCAAAGACTACTATCACGAAGAACGGCCGCACCAAGGACTGGAGAACGAGCTTGTGATTAACGGTACCAGAACAAAGAAAAGATCGAAGTCTAGAACTAAGCAATCCGAAACCGTTTCAATTCCGATTTCTGAGATTCGTTGCAAAGAACGGCTCGGTGGACTGCTCAAGAGCTATAGCCGCAGAGCGGCGTAG
- a CDS encoding transposase, with translation MQDLLPTVRIHTASSHTVQSVLLRYSKSFRFSHHVPFHERRVLDKLLDCRRGSFGSTYYGCETCQQGRILYSQCHDRHCPNCGWLKRKAWLQQIIAWNLPTTYYHTVFTVPHELNPLIRANPSAVYQLFFRRSQKTLLEIAQREFGCKPGIILTLHTWGQRMLTHVHIHAMMTSGGVSLSTGDASTKPCWIPIPPDAPGIQEEVLAALFQKKFLRGLKILFDQGKLDIPQEMEFEGVQDRDSFHRWLEPLAQKNWKADAQITPDELQTQLGCARYLSDYIQGAAISNGRIAEDNGTHVTIRQWDYRTNKSVEETMEGEEFVRRFLLHIVPSNVHRVRYAGLFQGKGRKETLQRVRLLLAKHNADSLGKRHASLPPSARLQELELPKIDNRPKCLRCGTPGMRLEGYRDRMETWEFIHRVEHAIEQYSKAPTTLDQLIRSKARLESFAPKQGLLGNWKRALAVKELLAWTVVQCCSDDLCDGENLQTNEASLRFGATCCYVSVNLPLPEI, from the coding sequence ATGCAGGATCTGTTGCCTACGGTGCGAATCCATACGGCTAGTTCGCATACCGTGCAATCGGTCCTGCTACGCTACTCCAAATCCTTTCGCTTCAGTCATCATGTTCCGTTCCATGAACGCCGTGTGCTGGATAAACTCCTCGACTGCCGTCGTGGGAGTTTCGGTTCCACCTACTATGGATGCGAGACATGCCAGCAAGGGCGCATTCTCTACAGCCAGTGCCATGATCGGCACTGTCCCAACTGCGGTTGGCTCAAGCGCAAAGCGTGGCTACAGCAGATTATCGCGTGGAATCTCCCCACCACCTACTACCACACGGTCTTTACCGTCCCGCATGAGCTCAATCCTCTGATCCGAGCCAATCCGAGCGCTGTGTATCAGCTCTTCTTTCGAAGATCGCAAAAGACGTTGCTCGAGATCGCTCAACGAGAATTCGGCTGCAAGCCGGGGATTATTCTCACGTTGCACACTTGGGGGCAGCGCATGCTGACCCATGTGCATATCCACGCCATGATGACCTCCGGTGGCGTCTCGCTCTCCACTGGGGATGCGAGTACCAAACCCTGCTGGATCCCGATCCCTCCGGATGCACCAGGCATCCAAGAAGAAGTCTTAGCAGCCCTCTTTCAAAAGAAGTTCTTACGGGGATTGAAAATCCTCTTCGATCAAGGAAAACTCGACATTCCCCAAGAGATGGAATTCGAAGGGGTTCAAGACCGAGACTCGTTCCATCGGTGGCTTGAGCCTCTAGCGCAAAAGAACTGGAAAGCCGATGCGCAAATCACTCCGGATGAACTGCAAACGCAGTTGGGCTGCGCCCGTTATCTTTCGGACTATATCCAAGGGGCAGCGATCTCCAATGGCCGGATCGCCGAAGACAACGGGACGCACGTTACCATTCGGCAATGGGATTACCGAACCAACAAATCGGTCGAGGAGACCATGGAGGGAGAAGAGTTCGTTCGCCGGTTCTTGCTCCACATCGTTCCGAGCAACGTGCATCGCGTGCGCTATGCAGGTCTCTTTCAAGGGAAAGGGCGCAAGGAGACGCTTCAAAGAGTCCGCTTGCTCTTGGCCAAGCACAATGCTGATTCCCTAGGGAAGCGACATGCGTCGCTTCCCCCATCCGCGAGACTTCAAGAGCTTGAGCTTCCGAAGATCGATAATCGGCCCAAGTGCTTGCGGTGCGGTACGCCGGGGATGCGATTGGAAGGGTATCGCGATCGCATGGAGACTTGGGAGTTCATCCACCGGGTAGAGCATGCGATCGAACAATACTCGAAGGCACCCACCACACTCGATCAATTGATCCGATCGAAAGCACGACTTGAGAGCTTTGCTCCGAAGCAAGGGTTGCTTGGCAACTGGAAGCGGGCACTAGCTGTAAAGGAGCTCTTAGCATGGACGGTTGTACAGTGTTGCAGCGATGACCTGTGTGATGGAGAGAATCTGCAAACCAACGAAGCATCCCTTCGCTTCGGGGCAACCTGCTGTTACGTCTCGGTGAATCTTCCATTACCGGAAATCTAA
- a CDS encoding DDE-type integrase/transposase/recombinase, translating to MTATERSEMRSMVQSEDYRHLSVGSIARLAARLGKVYACTSTWYRAIQSGNWIRSRKRIYPPKPRIGLRATKPNEYWHVDTTIVRLLDGSRLYLHAILDNFSRRILAWRLNDTFETSTTAELLKEAAKALPENTVPSAVMDSGVENVNGSVNELVSDGTIQRILAQVDIVESNSMIEAWWRQLKHQWLYLNELDSANSVRKFVAFYVEQHNSVVPHFAFQGQTPDEMYFGTGAKVPVDLKEKRATARTARLAHNRALSCDLCKAKTSEPALVSLQNNTS from the coding sequence ATGACTGCGACGGAACGCTCCGAAATGCGATCGATGGTGCAGTCTGAAGACTATCGTCATCTCAGCGTCGGATCAATCGCTCGGTTGGCCGCGCGCTTGGGAAAGGTCTACGCTTGTACTTCGACTTGGTACCGAGCGATTCAAAGTGGAAATTGGATCCGGTCTCGCAAACGCATCTACCCACCGAAACCTCGAATCGGATTACGAGCTACGAAGCCAAATGAGTATTGGCATGTCGACACGACCATCGTTCGATTGCTCGATGGCAGCCGCTTGTACCTTCACGCAATTCTCGACAACTTTTCGCGCCGCATTCTCGCATGGAGATTGAATGACACCTTTGAAACAAGTACGACAGCGGAACTCCTCAAGGAAGCAGCCAAGGCACTCCCCGAAAACACAGTACCCTCTGCTGTCATGGACTCTGGCGTTGAAAACGTGAATGGCTCGGTAAATGAGCTTGTTTCTGATGGCACCATCCAACGTATTCTTGCGCAGGTCGATATTGTGGAATCGAACAGTATGATCGAAGCCTGGTGGCGTCAGCTGAAGCACCAGTGGTTGTACTTGAACGAACTTGATAGTGCGAATTCGGTTCGCAAGTTTGTTGCTTTTTACGTCGAGCAGCACAATTCGGTTGTTCCCCATTTTGCCTTTCAAGGGCAGACACCCGACGAGATGTACTTTGGCACCGGAGCGAAAGTTCCGGTGGACCTTAAAGAGAAGCGAGCAACAGCGAGAACTGCGAGGTTAGCGCACAATCGCGCTCTCAGCTGTGATTTATGCAAAGCAAAAACCAGCGAACCAGCACTTGTATCACTCCAAAACAACACGAGCTAA